One window of Pseudobdellovibrionaceae bacterium genomic DNA carries:
- the xth gene encoding exodeoxyribonuclease III, whose protein sequence is MKIISWNVNGIRACEKKGFLKFLKKENPDFLCIQESKAHEDQLSTELLSPTWSKEILAKADYQSIWSSAERKGYSGVASYIRSDLACNVKTTFGIGIKKFDTEGRFIIHEYTKNNKKFLLYNVYFPNGAASEERHNFKQEFLKKFLKHLKKKMQENLQIIVVGDYNIAHKAIDIHDPVRLAETSGFLPEERQWFDTFLASGFVDSYRSIYPQKKDKYSWWSYRSLARQNNKGWRLDYICSTKKLASKIKKVDILNKQLGSDHCPVLCEWD, encoded by the coding sequence ATGAAAATTATTTCTTGGAATGTTAATGGTATTCGTGCGTGTGAAAAAAAAGGTTTTTTAAAATTTTTAAAAAAAGAAAATCCTGATTTTTTATGCATTCAAGAAAGCAAAGCACATGAAGACCAGCTTAGCACAGAGTTATTATCTCCAACATGGAGTAAAGAAATTTTAGCAAAAGCCGACTACCAATCCATTTGGTCTTCTGCCGAGCGAAAAGGTTATTCTGGAGTAGCTAGTTATATTCGGTCCGATTTAGCTTGTAATGTTAAAACCACATTTGGCATTGGAATTAAAAAATTTGATACAGAGGGCCGTTTTATTATTCATGAATACACGAAAAATAATAAAAAATTTTTATTATATAATGTTTATTTTCCCAATGGAGCAGCTTCTGAAGAGCGGCACAATTTTAAACAAGAATTTTTAAAAAAATTTTTAAAGCATTTGAAAAAAAAGATGCAAGAAAATTTACAAATTATTGTGGTGGGGGATTATAATATTGCTCATAAAGCTATAGATATTCATGACCCTGTTCGCTTAGCAGAAACTAGTGGTTTTTTGCCAGAAGAAAGGCAGTGGTTTGATACTTTTTTAGCTTCAGGATTTGTGGATTCTTATCGTAGTATATATCCGCAAAAAAAAGACAAATACAGTTGGTGGTCTTATCGTAGTTTGGCCCGACAAAATAATAAAGGATGGAGATTAGATTATATTTGCAGTACAAAAAAGCTAGCTAGTAAAATTAAAAAAGTAGATATTTTAAATAAGCAATTGGGTTCGGATCATTGCCCTGTGCTTTGTGAGTGGGATTAG
- the fusA gene encoding elongation factor G, with amino-acid sequence MSALFTLKKLEDVNQLRNIGVMAHIDAGKTTITERILYYSGRSHKIGEVHDGNAIMDWMEQEQERGITITSAATSLFWKNKWINIIDTPGHVDFTIEVERSLRVLDGGVVVFDGVNGVEAQSETVWRQANRYKVPRICFINKMDRVGSNYLSSIASIEKKLKAKALALHIPIGKESEFKGFYDMVSEKILLWKSEELGKEYKAYSIEEVRDSSTHYGLSDLELKELESQVSDSRNNLLESLSDFDEDFMEKFLTEGVFSEEDIKALIRKLTCEQKIFPVLCGSAFKNKGIQTLLDAIIDYLPSPLDVPPAQSFSLRSLQKKEDKPEVVLVHTDFKTPTVALVFKLAKDSFSGYLTYVRVYSGSLKEGQSVFNPRTQKKEKINKIVKMHSNSRQELKELKAGDIGAVIGLKFSSTGDTLCEITKPVVLESIMLPLPVISVAIEAKSTADQKKMLEALEQLQKEDPSCQVKTHTETSQLLLYGMGELHLEILIDRLLREYKIKVTSGVPQVSFREGITKTSTGEAIFEKEIAEKLHYSKVKLEISVNKKNGPLFIDLSAVSKNLSTEFLENLENGLKEAAGAGLLASYSLVGVNVRVIEVKITEDSSAMAVKVASSLALREALKNNESVLMEPIFKLEVRSPAEFMGAIIGDLNSRRGKIQNTEMQEDFSFVTAEVPLYHLFGYATQIRSLSQGRASFSMEFLDYNTVPEKLVNNFLGRK; translated from the coding sequence ATGTCTGCTCTATTTACTTTAAAAAAACTAGAAGATGTAAATCAGCTCCGTAATATTGGCGTAATGGCTCATATTGACGCGGGAAAAACCACCATAACCGAAAGAATTTTATATTATTCTGGTCGCAGCCATAAAATCGGAGAAGTGCATGATGGTAACGCCATTATGGATTGGATGGAGCAAGAACAAGAGCGAGGCATTACTATTACCTCTGCAGCCACTTCTTTATTTTGGAAAAATAAATGGATTAATATCATTGATACCCCAGGGCATGTGGATTTTACTATTGAGGTAGAAAGGTCTTTAAGAGTTTTAGATGGTGGAGTGGTAGTATTTGATGGCGTAAATGGGGTAGAGGCACAATCAGAAACGGTTTGGCGGCAAGCCAATCGTTACAAAGTACCAAGAATTTGTTTTATTAATAAAATGGACAGGGTGGGTTCTAATTATTTATCTAGCATTGCCTCTATTGAAAAAAAATTAAAAGCAAAGGCTTTAGCTTTACATATTCCCATTGGTAAAGAGTCCGAATTTAAAGGCTTTTATGATATGGTTTCTGAAAAAATACTACTTTGGAAGAGTGAGGAGTTAGGTAAAGAATATAAGGCTTACTCCATAGAAGAAGTAAGAGATTCTTCTACACACTATGGGTTGTCGGATTTGGAACTAAAGGAATTAGAATCACAGGTTAGTGACTCACGCAACAATCTATTAGAAAGCTTATCGGATTTTGATGAAGATTTTATGGAAAAATTTTTAACAGAAGGAGTTTTTTCTGAAGAAGATATTAAGGCATTAATACGCAAATTAACTTGTGAGCAAAAAATTTTTCCAGTGTTATGCGGTTCTGCCTTTAAAAATAAAGGCATACAAACTTTATTAGATGCTATTATCGATTATTTGCCTAGCCCTTTAGATGTACCGCCAGCGCAATCTTTTTCTTTACGCAGTTTACAAAAAAAAGAAGATAAGCCCGAAGTAGTTTTAGTTCATACCGATTTTAAAACACCCACAGTGGCTTTAGTATTTAAGTTAGCTAAAGATAGTTTTTCAGGATACTTAACTTATGTTCGTGTTTATTCAGGAAGTTTAAAAGAGGGGCAAAGTGTATTTAATCCTCGTACTCAAAAAAAAGAAAAAATTAATAAAATTGTAAAAATGCACTCTAATTCTCGGCAAGAGTTAAAAGAATTAAAGGCGGGAGATATTGGGGCGGTTATTGGTTTAAAATTTAGTAGCACAGGAGATACTTTGTGCGAAATAACTAAGCCCGTGGTTTTGGAATCTATCATGCTTCCGTTACCTGTAATTTCTGTGGCCATTGAGGCAAAAAGCACAGCAGATCAAAAAAAAATGCTAGAAGCCTTAGAGCAATTACAAAAAGAAGACCCTTCTTGTCAAGTTAAAACCCATACAGAAACTTCTCAATTATTACTTTATGGAATGGGGGAGTTGCATTTAGAAATTTTAATAGATCGGTTATTAAGAGAATACAAAATTAAAGTTACCTCGGGAGTTCCTCAAGTTTCTTTTAGAGAAGGTATTACAAAAACTTCCACAGGGGAGGCTATTTTTGAAAAAGAAATTGCAGAAAAACTACATTATTCCAAAGTAAAATTAGAAATTAGTGTAAATAAAAAAAACGGCCCTTTATTTATTGATTTATCAGCGGTATCTAAAAATCTTTCTACAGAATTTTTAGAAAATTTAGAAAATGGATTAAAAGAGGCTGCTGGGGCAGGTTTACTAGCTAGTTATTCTTTAGTAGGAGTAAATGTTCGTGTTATTGAAGTAAAAATTACAGAAGATAGCTCGGCAATGGCAGTAAAAGTGGCCAGTAGCTTAGCTTTAAGAGAGGCTTTAAAAAATAATGAATCTGTATTAATGGAGCCTATTTTTAAATTAGAAGTTCGTAGTCCTGCAGAGTTTATGGGAGCTATTATTGGTGATTTAAATTCTCGTAGAGGGAAAATTCAAAACACAGAAATGCAAGAGGATTTTAGTTTTGTAACCGCAGAAGTTCCTTTATATCATTTGTTTGGATATGCTACTCAAATTCGATCTTTAAGCCAAGGCAGAGCTTCTTTTTCGATGGAGTTTTTAGATTACAACACGGTTCCTGAAAAATTGGTAAATAACTTTTTAGGAAGAAAATAG
- a CDS encoding YHS domain-containing protein, whose amino-acid sequence MKIWLFSILLFFSIDAFAKKAEIYTSFFSNVAVGGYDTVSYFSKNKPVKGNKKYQTKYNGVVWHFSNANNLKKFKVNPKKYAPQYGGYCAWAVAKNKTAKGDPLQWHIYNNKLYLNYDKRIKDKWLVNKKEFIKKANKNFPSVLDSY is encoded by the coding sequence ATGAAAATTTGGCTTTTTTCTATTTTATTATTTTTTTCTATTGATGCTTTTGCTAAAAAAGCAGAAATATACACTAGTTTTTTTTCTAATGTAGCTGTTGGAGGCTATGATACGGTATCTTACTTTTCTAAAAATAAACCAGTTAAGGGAAACAAAAAATACCAAACAAAATATAATGGTGTGGTTTGGCATTTTTCTAATGCCAACAATTTAAAAAAGTTTAAAGTAAATCCTAAAAAGTATGCTCCTCAGTACGGTGGTTATTGTGCTTGGGCTGTTGCTAAAAATAAAACTGCAAAAGGAGACCCTTTGCAGTGGCATATTTATAATAATAAATTATATTTAAACTACGATAAAAGAATTAAAGATAAATGGTTAGTAAACAAAAAAGAGTTTATTAAAAAAGCAAATAAAAATTTTCCAAGTGTTTTGGACTCTTATTAG
- a CDS encoding LysR family transcriptional regulator: MNGPLNLQHLVTFCTVLTEGSMTAAGNKLSLTQPAVSQQIKSLEQQLGVRLLERGSKMVSPTVQAQLLFDYAKQILNLSHQAKAAMKTVSGNMSGDLRIATINSLGLYLVSPIIGLLLRNNPKLKINLMYGSYNQVVNSMRNGDVDVSILPDLRAEAGFELSQFQSQFLIEDDIWLVGSGKESMTKGAIEVAELSSRPMVVFSDLYPQFKVQLNKQLKSAQLQLNSVFTSDNVGTLKKVIESNMGWGFLPSHSIKKQVRTRRLNHILVKSLDYSTKLYMYHSVDNPNKEALKVLYLALKHQATSE; encoded by the coding sequence ATGAATGGGCCTTTGAACTTACAGCATTTAGTTACTTTTTGTACCGTCTTAACAGAGGGTAGCATGACCGCTGCTGGCAATAAATTATCTTTAACTCAACCTGCAGTTAGCCAACAAATTAAGAGTTTAGAACAACAATTGGGTGTCCGCCTGCTAGAAAGAGGTAGTAAGATGGTTAGCCCTACTGTGCAGGCTCAATTATTATTTGATTATGCAAAACAAATTTTAAATTTAAGTCATCAGGCAAAAGCGGCTATGAAAACCGTTAGTGGTAATATGTCGGGAGACCTCCGCATTGCTACTATAAACTCTTTGGGTTTGTACTTGGTAAGCCCTATCATTGGTCTTTTGTTAAGAAATAATCCAAAGTTAAAAATTAATTTAATGTATGGGTCTTATAACCAAGTGGTAAACTCTATGAGAAATGGTGATGTAGATGTTAGTATTTTGCCTGATTTAAGAGCGGAAGCCGGTTTTGAGTTAAGCCAATTTCAATCGCAATTTTTGATTGAAGATGACATTTGGTTAGTGGGTTCTGGAAAGGAATCAATGACTAAAGGAGCCATAGAGGTAGCAGAACTATCTAGTCGCCCCATGGTTGTGTTTTCTGATTTGTACCCTCAATTTAAAGTTCAATTAAATAAACAGTTAAAATCTGCTCAACTACAGTTAAATTCTGTTTTTACTTCTGACAATGTGGGAACTTTAAAAAAAGTGATTGAGTCCAATATGGGCTGGGGTTTTTTGCCCTCGCACTCTATTAAAAAGCAAGTAAGAACCAGAAGGTTAAATCATATTTTAGTGAAGTCTTTAGATTATTCTACTAAGCTGTATATGTATCATAGCGTAGACAACCCTAATAAAGAGGCTTTGAAAGTACTTTATTTAGCCCTTAAGCATCAAGCCACTAGCGAATAA
- a CDS encoding S8 family serine peptidase gives MKAIFLFLCIYIGGFINNTYANTINDYPFYLQNTLQTLGCHNLKGKHLHVQNFYKHNYEAENLGNIDYVLNKSAFESNPFHSKILQKGAALNYQFFTPFNKKESFQNSYNWVLFYNLQLPKYSIVEQDVTSINLYPKELGEHRLFFIQKNTETNCSISKVSSFYVTDNPDYAVTTEKKFQKAFTCYQTLPLQKKKPYCDTLPSLKELYHLQQIDAPKAWTISTGKGIKVALIDTGVNYLHPYLKEQIITSKDNSFKGPYDFEFADSFAFDEQGHGSQMAGFISSAFGVAPEAKVLTIKINPKNTEHIINALKISLKNRVHIINLSLVFAKQEVNITKALRKELIQVLDQLLEQDILVVQAAGNHSQDLDNPEYQHFFSQFNYPNWVKVAAYNENFKRASYSNYSNHKVDVMAPGGSVNKPLLSTFMGNNQKILLASNNGTSQAAAITSGIAALIRSHKPNLSALEVKNILLNSGTFSKNLSLEVKSSRTLNAWNALTQ, from the coding sequence ATGAAAGCTATTTTTTTATTTCTTTGTATATATATCGGTGGGTTTATTAACAACACTTATGCAAACACAATAAACGACTATCCTTTTTACTTACAAAATACATTACAAACCTTAGGTTGCCATAACCTAAAAGGTAAGCACCTACATGTTCAAAATTTTTATAAACATAATTATGAGGCAGAAAACCTAGGCAACATAGATTATGTGTTAAATAAAAGTGCTTTTGAAAGCAATCCTTTCCACTCAAAGATTTTACAAAAAGGTGCTGCTTTAAATTATCAATTTTTTACACCCTTTAATAAAAAAGAATCCTTCCAAAATTCCTATAACTGGGTGTTGTTTTACAATTTACAATTACCTAAATATTCTATTGTAGAACAAGATGTTACTAGTATAAATCTTTACCCAAAAGAATTGGGAGAACATCGCTTGTTTTTTATTCAAAAAAATACAGAAACAAATTGCTCAATTTCTAAGGTCAGCTCATTTTATGTTACAGATAATCCCGATTATGCTGTCACTACAGAAAAAAAATTTCAAAAAGCTTTTACCTGTTATCAAACACTACCTTTACAGAAAAAAAAACCTTACTGCGATACACTCCCCTCGCTAAAAGAACTTTATCATTTACAACAAATTGATGCGCCAAAGGCTTGGACAATTAGCACCGGTAAGGGCATTAAAGTGGCCCTTATTGATACCGGAGTAAACTACTTACACCCCTATCTCAAAGAACAAATTATTACCTCTAAAGATAATTCTTTTAAAGGGCCTTATGACTTTGAGTTTGCAGACTCTTTTGCTTTTGACGAACAAGGGCATGGTAGCCAAATGGCGGGCTTTATCTCCTCTGCTTTTGGAGTAGCTCCAGAAGCAAAAGTACTAACTATAAAAATTAACCCAAAAAATACCGAGCACATTATTAACGCACTAAAAATTAGTTTAAAAAATCGCGTTCATATTATAAATTTATCTTTAGTCTTTGCTAAACAAGAAGTAAACATAACAAAGGCTTTAAGAAAAGAATTAATACAAGTTTTGGATCAATTGCTAGAGCAAGATATTTTAGTAGTGCAGGCTGCAGGCAATCACAGCCAAGATTTAGATAACCCAGAGTATCAACATTTCTTTTCTCAATTTAACTATCCCAATTGGGTAAAGGTTGCAGCCTATAATGAAAATTTTAAACGCGCCAGTTACTCTAACTATTCTAATCACAAAGTGGATGTAATGGCTCCGGGAGGAAGTGTTAATAAGCCTCTTCTTTCTACCTTTATGGGTAATAACCAAAAAATTTTATTAGCCAGTAATAACGGAACCTCACAAGCGGCTGCAATTACCAGTGGCATCGCGGCCTTAATTAGAAGTCATAAGCCAAACCTAAGTGCATTAGAGGTAAAAAATATTTTACTTAACTCTGGTACTTTTTCAAAAAATTTGTCTTTAGAAGTAAAATCTAGCCGTACATTAAATGCATGGAATGCTTTAACGCAGTAA
- a CDS encoding insulinase family protein has translation MLKKILILSLALYFSSCSNKTSLVQNKSKGSSMLLEKIITEIKQKSSKINYKLPPHEVVTLDNQLQVIFMKDDLPYIHFNLRLNAGKRFDSIAGTSEAVAGLLDKGTTSLSREAILNNLDKLGASFLANADQEFSWVQSSGLAKNGIELMRLYWNLLSDSIFLDSEWQKEKKIFLAELERLPNVPNNFLQTVFEDFSYKGAVYKSESRQSIKSLTSTHLKEFYHKHYQPASASLLVLGQYSEELKQAVIKKFSTWKTKGVPRSVLTENQNTFSSPVTLVNKGDSTQANVIIGMPVNLFSGHPDSLAVRLANFSLGAGGFNSRLMDRVRKKEGLTYGIYSYFSFLKELGTFQIVSSTNQGSLGKLLNVTFEEITNFYNNGVSQAELDFAKLYYSNSLFSSLEKKENLMESYLSLSGIGKNPVEHFETFANRVRSVSLAEVNKVIKKYFNPNSMKIFVLANKDSKGGEANPKNKSEFTITEQINSFSKNFPSHKGMKIIDYKGISY, from the coding sequence ATGCTAAAAAAAATACTAATATTAAGCTTGGCTTTATATTTTTCTTCTTGTTCGAACAAAACAAGCTTAGTACAAAATAAATCCAAAGGCTCTTCTATGTTGCTAGAAAAAATTATTACCGAGATTAAACAAAAATCTAGCAAAATAAATTATAAATTACCTCCTCACGAAGTGGTAACTTTAGATAATCAACTACAAGTTATTTTTATGAAAGATGACTTACCCTATATTCACTTTAACTTGCGGTTAAATGCCGGAAAACGATTTGACTCCATAGCGGGTACTAGCGAAGCCGTTGCAGGCTTATTAGACAAAGGAACTACCTCCTTAAGCCGAGAAGCCATTTTAAATAATTTAGATAAATTGGGCGCATCTTTTTTAGCGAATGCAGACCAAGAATTTTCTTGGGTTCAATCCTCCGGGCTTGCAAAAAATGGTATAGAATTAATGCGCTTATACTGGAACTTACTAAGTGACTCTATTTTTTTAGATTCAGAATGGCAAAAAGAAAAAAAAATTTTTTTAGCAGAATTAGAGCGATTACCTAATGTTCCAAACAATTTTTTGCAAACTGTATTTGAAGACTTTTCTTATAAAGGGGCTGTGTACAAAAGCGAGTCTAGACAAAGTATTAAATCTTTAACAAGTACGCACTTAAAAGAGTTTTATCACAAACATTATCAACCTGCATCAGCTAGCTTATTAGTTTTAGGGCAGTATAGCGAAGAATTAAAACAAGCAGTGATTAAAAAGTTTTCTACTTGGAAGACTAAAGGTGTTCCTCGGTCTGTGTTAACAGAAAACCAAAACACTTTTAGCTCGCCTGTAACTTTAGTTAATAAGGGCGACTCTACGCAGGCCAATGTTATTATTGGTATGCCCGTAAATTTATTTTCGGGGCACCCAGATAGTTTGGCGGTAAGATTAGCCAATTTTAGTTTAGGTGCAGGGGGCTTTAATTCTAGATTAATGGATAGAGTAAGAAAAAAAGAAGGGCTTACTTATGGCATCTATTCTTATTTTTCTTTTTTAAAAGAGCTAGGAACTTTTCAGATAGTTTCTAGTACTAACCAAGGAAGTTTGGGAAAATTATTAAACGTTACCTTTGAAGAAATCACTAATTTTTATAATAACGGAGTTAGTCAGGCAGAGTTAGATTTTGCAAAATTGTATTATAGTAATAGTTTATTTAGTTCTTTAGAAAAAAAAGAAAATTTAATGGAATCTTATTTAAGTTTATCTGGTATTGGTAAAAACCCTGTAGAGCATTTTGAAACTTTTGCCAACAGAGTTCGGTCAGTAAGTTTAGCAGAAGTAAATAAAGTTATTAAAAAATACTTTAACCCAAATAGCATGAAAATTTTTGTTTTAGCTAATAAAGATTCTAAAGGGGGAGAAGCTAATCCTAAAAATAAAAGTGAGTTTACAATAACAGAACAGATAAATTCTTTTTCTAAAAATTTTCCTTCCCATAAAGGCATGAAGATAATAGATTATAAAGGCATTTCTTACTAA
- a CDS encoding insulinase family protein, with product MQNYNRLVAKNKKKSNKKKYIFTFIFLFTGVVGASYWINRTFNVATIGVNNTAFLHTSYKKKAITNLTKKTVQNRKLSSAGAILNLNVEKLVLDNGLTVLLYEDHTTPTLLTYIQWVKVGSRYEPKGQTGYAHFFEHLLFKGTKNISSEELEITTSILGGRNNAFTNYDSTVYYMDLSSAQLEWAVRFEAERMEKLILFDPAKRAQAEALINSERGAVTDEKLRGESSIGALMFQSLLKVVYKGSGYGHSIIGSMKDINKSTVEDFQAFYTKYYSPNNIVVAIGGDFNSAQAKKWIKQYYGHIPKNKINSPSFVEPQLVKNTNIFFKDIQKEKQLNNNKYKLKTVLQSQFVMSYPGVFISHNDKPALDLLMSILSGGPAARLDKTIDVQKNLVSSIYAGNYPLDKAGILYFGANILPKSSVKEVLSIIEKEIKNLQVNGVSEEELTISKNRLQMEEVEGLKTVHNKTMGLITAEVLEGNYQHFFTQLDKYNLVTVKDIQKVAKKYLQLSKRVLVQALTSDERVANHKDGQL from the coding sequence ATGCAAAATTATAATCGATTAGTAGCAAAAAATAAAAAAAAAAGTAACAAAAAAAAATACATATTTACTTTTATTTTTTTATTCACAGGAGTAGTTGGCGCAAGCTATTGGATAAACCGTACTTTTAATGTAGCAACTATTGGTGTAAACAACACTGCCTTTTTACACACTTCTTACAAAAAAAAAGCAATAACTAATTTAACAAAGAAAACAGTACAAAATAGAAAACTATCGTCAGCAGGAGCTATATTGAATTTAAATGTAGAAAAATTAGTGTTAGACAACGGGCTAACAGTATTGCTGTATGAAGATCACACAACCCCCACTTTATTAACTTATATACAGTGGGTAAAGGTGGGCTCTCGTTATGAGCCTAAGGGACAAACGGGTTATGCGCATTTTTTTGAACACCTGTTATTTAAAGGCACAAAAAATATTAGCTCCGAAGAGTTAGAAATTACCACATCTATATTAGGCGGAAGAAATAATGCATTTACCAATTATGATTCTACCGTTTATTATATGGATTTATCTAGTGCGCAACTAGAATGGGCTGTTCGTTTTGAAGCAGAAAGAATGGAAAAGTTGATATTGTTTGACCCTGCTAAAAGAGCTCAAGCAGAAGCTTTAATTAATAGCGAAAGAGGTGCGGTTACTGATGAAAAGCTTCGAGGAGAAAGTAGTATTGGAGCCTTAATGTTTCAATCTTTGTTAAAGGTTGTGTACAAAGGTTCAGGCTATGGTCACTCTATTATTGGCAGCATGAAGGATATTAACAAATCCACCGTGGAGGATTTTCAAGCATTTTATACAAAATACTATAGCCCTAACAACATTGTTGTTGCTATCGGCGGAGATTTTAACTCTGCACAGGCAAAAAAATGGATTAAACAATATTATGGGCATATACCAAAAAATAAAATTAATAGTCCTTCTTTTGTAGAGCCACAATTGGTAAAAAACACAAATATCTTTTTTAAAGATATTCAAAAAGAAAAGCAATTAAACAATAATAAATATAAATTAAAAACCGTTTTACAGTCACAGTTTGTTATGAGTTACCCAGGGGTTTTTATAAGTCATAATGACAAGCCTGCATTAGATCTTTTAATGAGTATTTTATCTGGCGGTCCTGCGGCTAGATTAGATAAAACCATAGATGTTCAAAAAAATTTAGTTAGTAGCATTTATGCTGGAAATTACCCCTTAGATAAAGCGGGTATTTTATATTTTGGAGCTAATATTTTGCCAAAATCTTCTGTTAAAGAAGTTTTGAGTATTATTGAAAAAGAAATTAAAAATTTGCAAGTTAATGGTGTTTCTGAGGAAGAATTAACCATTTCTAAAAACCGACTACAGATGGAAGAAGTGGAGGGGTTAAAAACCGTACACAATAAAACAATGGGTCTGATTACTGCCGAAGTGCTTGAAGGCAATTATCAACATTTTTTTACACAATTAGATAAATACAATTTAGTAACGGTAAAAGATATTCAAAAAGTTGCAAAAAAATATTTACAATTAAGTAAAAGAGTTTTAGTGCAAGCCTTAACCAGTGATGAGCGAGTAGCAAATCATAAAGACGGGCAGCTTTAA
- a CDS encoding MotA/TolQ/ExbB proton channel family protein: MDFTNAFFNISKWGHEFTLYLLILLSITSIAFILERWFFLKKILAKSKIAQTNIDSIIQTGELKELENLAYDKSSLEGEITSYTLKHIKRNSQKGISELFSAFIMGKKQSLDKRLSFLASVGSNAPFIGLLGTVFGIMDAFKELAKSQGDASGVMLGISKALLATAVGLIVAIPAVVAFNFFKTRVSEICNNLTSLQDLFIAYGHNYEKLQDKQS; the protein is encoded by the coding sequence ATGGATTTTACAAATGCTTTTTTTAACATTTCAAAGTGGGGACACGAATTTACATTATACCTATTAATTTTACTCAGTATTACAAGTATTGCTTTTATTTTAGAGCGCTGGTTTTTTTTAAAGAAAATTTTAGCTAAAAGTAAAATTGCACAAACAAATATAGATAGCATTATACAAACTGGCGAATTAAAAGAACTAGAAAACTTAGCTTATGACAAAAGTTCTTTAGAGGGAGAAATAACTTCATACACCCTTAAACATATTAAAAGAAATAGTCAAAAAGGTATTAGCGAATTATTTTCTGCTTTTATCATGGGAAAAAAACAATCCTTAGACAAACGCTTAAGCTTTTTAGCTAGTGTGGGGTCTAATGCTCCTTTTATTGGATTACTGGGAACAGTGTTTGGTATCATGGATGCGTTTAAAGAACTAGCAAAATCACAAGGCGACGCTAGTGGAGTTATGTTAGGAATATCTAAAGCTCTTTTAGCCACTGCAGTGGGTTTAATTGTAGCCATTCCCGCGGTTGTTGCCTTTAACTTTTTTAAAACGCGAGTGTCTGAAATTTGCAACAACTTAACAAGCCTTCAAGATCTCTTTATTGCTTATGGGCACAACTATGAAAAATTGCAAGATAAGCAATCGTAA